The DNA window CAGCAGGGCCGGAGCCTGGCAGGACTGGCCCATAAGGAGCTGAGCACCAAAGCCATGGAGCTGTTGGCACCCGATGTCGTGCCCAGAACAGAACCGGTTCCTGACGCCTTGATGAATGAATTGCGACGCTCCTTGAGCGCGCTTCAGGACATCGATTGGCAGGAGTCAGAACAGGGGCTCTATCCCTCATCTTTGCTATTTGATATTCCCTGGCTGGAGTGGGCCGAGCGCTATCCCCGCGTGTGGCTTGACCTTCCCTCAAATTGGGCCAGGCGACGATCACGCAACGTCCAAGACATTCCCGATACGCACGACAAAGAGCTCTACCCGGATTACTACCTCCAAAACTTCCATCATCAAACCGATGGCTATCTCAGTGATCATTCCGCTGAACTCTATGACTTGCAAGTCGACATCCTGTTCAACGGATCCGCAGACTCGATGCGCCGCAGGCTGATTGCCCCCTTGAAGCGTGGCTTGAAGCGGTTTAGTGATCGCCCAGACGCCAGTCTGCGCATTCTCGACGTAGCGACGGGAACCGGTCGGACGCTTCACCAGATTCGAGCGGCTCTGCCAAAAGCCTCACTCTTTGGCCTGGATTTGTCTGAGTCCTATTTGCGTCAGGCCAATCGTTGGCTCAACAAGGGAAGCGACAGCCTTGTGCAGCTGCTTCAAGGCAATGCTGAATCCATGCCCTTTGGTGACGAAAGCATGCAGGCGGTGACCTGCG is part of the Synechococcus sp. WH 8016 genome and encodes:
- a CDS encoding class I SAM-dependent methyltransferase — encoded protein: MASSLTEIAYRTIQQGRSLAGLAHKELSTKAMELLAPDVVPRTEPVPDALMNELRRSLSALQDIDWQESEQGLYPSSLLFDIPWLEWAERYPRVWLDLPSNWARRRSRNVQDIPDTHDKELYPDYYLQNFHHQTDGYLSDHSAELYDLQVDILFNGSADSMRRRLIAPLKRGLKRFSDRPDASLRILDVATGTGRTLHQIRAALPKASLFGLDLSESYLRQANRWLNKGSDSLVQLLQGNAESMPFGDESMQAVTCVFLMHELPAEARQAVLNDAYRLLEPGGVLVLADSIQLKDSPQYSVAMDNFRRIFHEPFYRDFISDDIESRLSNAGFTGISAESHFMVRVWTANKP